One genomic segment of Candidatus Methylomirabilota bacterium includes these proteins:
- the tyrS gene encoding tyrosine--tRNA ligase produces MPVDEQMARLRRGAAEIIVEGELRAKLERSVKTATPLKVKLGLDPTAPDLHLGHTVVLHKLRDFQELGHQIIIIIGDFTGMIGDPTGQSETRKPLTWDEIRANAETYRAQLGKVLDMSRTRVEFNSTWLAPLTFEHIIRETALLTVAQMLQREDFAKRYAAGRPIGLHELLYPLSQGYDSVALGADVELGGTDQTFNLLVGRDLQRAHGQEPQVALTVPLLEGLDGVQKMSKSLGNYVGIIEPPADMYGKLMSVSDDLMFRYFELVTRVSEPEIQGLRSLHPMEAKKRLAWTVTAMYHGEAGAKEGEDHFTRVVQGKQIPENVEVITIATPYADEPVWKIVVSSGLAATNSEARRQVQQGAVELDGMRVSDPNTPVPVSAISRLLKVGKRRFARFILERVDG; encoded by the coding sequence TTGCCCGTCGACGAGCAGATGGCTCGGCTCCGTCGCGGGGCCGCGGAGATCATCGTGGAAGGCGAGCTTCGCGCCAAGCTCGAGCGCTCCGTGAAGACGGCGACCCCCCTCAAGGTCAAGCTCGGGCTCGATCCGACCGCGCCTGATCTTCATCTGGGGCACACCGTCGTCTTGCACAAGCTGCGGGACTTTCAGGAGCTGGGGCACCAGATCATCATCATCATCGGCGACTTCACCGGCATGATCGGCGACCCCACCGGCCAGTCGGAGACGCGCAAGCCGCTGACCTGGGACGAGATTCGCGCGAACGCCGAGACATACCGGGCGCAGCTCGGCAAGGTGCTCGACATGAGCCGGACTCGAGTGGAGTTCAATTCGACCTGGCTGGCCCCGTTGACCTTCGAGCACATCATCCGCGAGACGGCGCTCCTCACCGTGGCGCAGATGCTCCAGCGCGAGGATTTCGCCAAGCGTTATGCGGCCGGCCGCCCTATCGGACTTCACGAGCTTCTGTATCCGCTTTCCCAGGGCTACGACTCCGTCGCCCTGGGCGCCGACGTCGAGCTCGGGGGCACGGACCAGACCTTCAATCTCCTGGTGGGCCGCGATCTCCAGCGGGCCCATGGCCAGGAGCCACAGGTGGCGCTCACCGTGCCGCTTCTCGAGGGCCTCGACGGCGTTCAGAAGATGTCGAAGAGCCTCGGCAACTACGTGGGCATCATCGAGCCGCCCGCCGACATGTACGGCAAGCTCATGTCGGTCTCGGACGATCTCATGTTCCGGTACTTCGAGCTCGTCACGCGTGTCTCGGAGCCGGAGATTCAGGGGCTGCGAAGCCTCCACCCCATGGAGGCCAAGAAGCGCCTGGCCTGGACAGTCACTGCCATGTACCACGGCGAGGCTGGGGCGAAGGAAGGAGAGGACCACTTTACACGGGTGGTTCAAGGTAAGCAAATACCTGAAAATGTTGAAGTAATTACGATCGCCACTCCATACGCGGACGAGCCTGTTTGGAAGATCGTGGTAAGTTCAGGTCTCGCAGCTACCAATTCAGAAGCGAGACGTCAGGTGCAGCAGGGCGCCGTAGAGCTGGACGGCATGAGGGTGTCAGACCCCAATACTCCGGTTCCTGTTTCGGCCATTTCACGCCTCTTGAAGGTGGGGAAACGCCGATTTGCGCGGTTCATTTTGGAAAGAGTCGACGGCTAA